TTGCCAGCTCTTGCCGCCGTCCTTGGTGCGATAGACGCCGCGCTCCTTGTTCGGCCCGAAGACATGCCCGAGCGCACCGACGTAGGCGATGTTCGGGTCGGTCGGGTGGGTGACGATGCGGGAGATGTACTGCGTCTCGCCGAGGCCTATGAAGCTCCACGTCTTGCCGGCGTCGAGCGACTTCCAGACGCCATCGCCGTGGGAGACATTGCCGCGGATCGGCGTCTCGCCCCCGCCGGCCCAGACGATGTCGGGGTTGCCGCGGAAGAGGTCCACTGCGCCGATGGTGCCGCCGAAATAGTCGTCGGTGGTCGGGTTCCAGCTCTTGCCGCCGTCGAGTGTCTTCCCAGACGCCTCCGCCGGTGGTGCCGACGTAGTACTCCTCCGGTCGCACCGAGCCGACGACCAGGTCATCCGGCCAGTGTGCGCCGGTCGAGCATTCGCCACTGGAGGCCGCGCCAAGCGGTGGTGTCGATGGCCGGGCGCTGCTGGGCAGTGGCGAGCGTCGGGAGGAGGGCGGCCAGGGCAAACAGGCGGGGAGTGCGGAGCAGGTGGCGCACGGAAGCCTCGGAGAAGGACCGGAAGTGCGGGAGGAGAAGAACCTACGGAAGGGGGAGGGACCGCGCACTCAGATGTCGCGGTCCTCCCAGTCGACCTTCTTCATCAGGTGGTGGACCCCGGGGGCGAGCAGCAGGCCGGTCACGGCGATCACCACCAGACCGCAATAAAGGGCGTAGATCCCTGCGAAGAGCTTGCCGGGCTCGGAGAGCTCGACGGCCACGGGCCCCATCCCGCCCAGCAGCATCGCACTGTTCAGGAAGGCGTCGAGCCAGCTCATCCGCTCGAAGTGGCGGTAGCCCACCATGCCGATCACCAGCGAGAAGGCGAGCACGGCGAACGACACGACGGAGTGCAGCAGTTGTCGCCGGAAGAAGCGACGACGATTGGGCTGGGCCACGCCCGGCGCCGTCATGACACCACCGCTTCGCGACGAAGCAGGAACCCGACGCCGCGCATCGTCTGCAGGAGCGGCACGCCGGCCGCTTCGTTCAGCTTGCGCCGGAGGTTGCCCACGTGGACATCGACCACATTGCTCTCGGGGTCAAAGTGAAGGTCCCAGACTTTTTCGAGCAGCGTCGTCCTGCGGATCACCTCTTCGGCGTGCAGCAGGAAGAATTCCAGCAACTGGAACTCCTTCGGCGTGAGGTCGAGTGTCGTCCCGTGGACGGTGGCGCGGTGCTGCAGTCGATCCATTCCCACGCAGTCGTACTGAAGCATGTCGAGTCGTTGTGCTCCGCCCCGGCGCGTCAGTGCCCGCAGTCGTGCCAGCAACTCGTCGAAGCGGAACGGCTTCGAGAGATAGTCATCCGCCCCGGCGTCCAACCCGCGGACCACGTCCTCCGGGGCGTCGCGGGAGGTGAGCATCAGGATCGGCGTGGTGCGGCCCTCGCGCCGCAATTCGATCGCCACCTGCACGCCGTTCTTCTTCGGCAGCATCACGTCGAGCAGGATTGCGTCATAGTCGCCCACATGGGCCAGCAGCGTCGCCTCCTCCCCATCGACCGCGACATCCACCGTGTACCCCTCCTCCTCGAGCCCATGCTTGATGAAGGAGGCAACCTTTCGCTCGTCTTCCACAACCAGCAGCTTCATCGGTGGGCGCTCCGGGTCATGGGGACTTCCGAACAGTCGGGAGGTCGAGGTAGAAGCAGCCGCAGCCCGCACGGGGCACGGTGTCGAGGTCCCCGCCCAGGAGGCGGGCCAATCGTCGCGAGAGCGGCAGGCCGAGCCCGACCCCCTGTTTCTCCCCTTCGGCAGTGGTCACATACACGTCGAAGATCCGCTCGGCTTCCTCCTCGCGGATGCCGGGCCCCTCATCCTCGACCAGATAGCGGACCATCGCGCCCTCGGGACGCACCGAGAGCCGCACCATGGTCTCGGCGGGGCTGTACTTGATGGCGTTGGTGAGCAGGTTCATCAGGATCTGTTCCACGCGGCTGGCGTCGGTTTCGATCGTGGGCAGGTCATCCGCAAGCTCCATCGCCAGCCGGATCGACTTGGCACTGGCCGCGGGTGTCGCCCGTCCCGTCGCCCGGTGGGCCAGCGCGACCGCGTCGACACGTCGCACCACCGGCTTGAGGCGATCCTCATCGAGTCGACTCAGGTCGAGCAGGTCGCTGATCAGGTCGATGGCCTGCTGGGCGGCGTCATACACCTCGAATGCCTCTCGCGGAGCCGTCGCACGATCCTGCTTGCGGACCAACAGCTCTGACCAGCCATACACGGCGGCGAGTGCGTTGCGCAATTCGTGATTGACCATCGCGAAGAACCGCTCGCGAGTCCGCTGGAGCTGGTGCACCTCGTCCAGCAGCCGGGCGCTCTCTTCATGCAACCGCGCATTCTCCACCGCGGCCGCCGACATCGCGGCGAGCAGGATGGCGACGTGTTCGTCGTCGGCACTGAACTGGTCGCCACCCTGCTTCTCGGTCAGGTAGAGATTCCCGATGATCCCGCGCCGACCGGTGATCGGTACGCCGAGGAAGGAATGCATCGGCGGATGGTGCGGGGGAAAGCCACAGGAATCGGGGTGGCGGACCAGGTCCGGGAGGCGGATCGGGCGCCCTTCCCGGAGCAGCAGGCCGAGGACGCCATGGCCTCGGGGCGGCGCGCCCATCACTTCCCGTTCCTCGTCACTGATGCCATGCGTGACGAAGCGCTCGAGCACCAGGCCGTCCGGGGCGAGCACACCGATCGCCGTGTACCGGGCGCCGATCACCTCCGCGGCGATCGCGACCACGCGGTGGAGCACGCCCTCCAGGGACGCCTCCGAGGTGAGGGCGAGTCCCGCGAGCACCAGCCCCTCCATCCGTTCGCCTTCCTGCTTGCCGGAATTGCTCGTGGGCGCCGTCCTTCTGGTCGCGGGTCGCTGCGGTCGTGCCGTGATGATTGAAGAAACCTTCATCCCCGGCCCATCCTCCCTTCCGGTGCGATGGTGCACCTTCCGGCCCTGTACCGGTCCGAATGACCCTCGCTGCGCGGGAGCGCCGAGATGTCCCTTCGCGAGACGGAACCGCCCGGCGACCCCGCCGGCGAGGCTCCACCAGAGGACAACGAAACGGCCCAATGGGCCTGGCAGAGCTTCGACCAATCTCCACGACGCTGGCATCAGGCGCTTCGCCACGCGCAGCCGAGCGGTGGTGGCTACATGCGATCCGAGACTTACCTGCTGACGCGGCACTCCACGAATCTCGTGAAGCTCCGGCAGGACCGGGTGGATGTCAAGCGGCTGATGGCCACCGAGCCGAGTGGCATGGAGGCCTGGGCAACGGTTCGGCGGCTCCCGCTCCCGCTGTCCCCACCGGTTATCGCCGAACTCTGCACCGGGTGGCAATGCGATCCACCGCGGCCATGCCCGACCATCCGCACGGTGGATGACTTCCACGCTTTCCTTGCCCAGCAGCTTCCCGAGGTGCGCGTCCTCCCGGCGCGAAGCTGGCGACGCGAGTACCGCCTTCTCGAGTGTCAGGCCGAGCGGCGAACAATCCTGGTGGGCGGAAACGTCCTCGAATTGCTGGCGATCAGGCACCCCGACCTCGCCACGCTCCGCACGACCGTGCACGCGCTCGACCTGGGCAAGGGACCGACGACCTCGGTGCTGACGGCGCTGCGACAATTGCTCGGATGGCCCGCGGATCGCAACCGCCCGGGGTGACCATCGCGACCCGGTGATCTCTCCCGTGGCATGCCAGTGGAGTGCTTCGGCGACTGAAACGGTCCCCATTACACGCCCGTGTTGCCGGTTGCCGATCGGGCGTCACTGGTAGTGATTGCACAACAGCGTGTGAGTCTCGCCGCCGTGGTAATGCTCGAATCGCGCTGACATTCTGGAGTCGCTCATGCGCAGGTTTGCCTTCCTTCTTGCGATCGCGTCGACCTCGACGGTGTCGCTCGCGGCGCAGCAGTTCGCCTCGTCGACGCTGCCTCCCAGTGAGTGCGGCGCGTGCGTGGCCTCGCTTGCCGTCGGCATTCATCAGGCGCCTGCGGACACCGGTCGCCTCCGGGCGATCGAATACAGCGACGCATACGCCGTCCGGCTGAAGATCCATCGACTCGCCAGCTACGCCGAGTTGCCACTCTTCGCCGCGGAATACTTTCTCGGCGAGAAGTTGCTGCGTGATCAGCGCAACGGGTTGAACCAGGGTGGTGAGGATGGTGGGAGCCGATCGAGTGCGCGTGGTGCGCACTCGGCGGTGGCGGCCGGGCTCGGGGTGCTCTTCACCGTGAACACCGTCACGGGTGGGTGGAATCTCTACGAGTCGCGGAAGGATCCCTCGGGCCGGACACGCAAGTGGCTCCACACCATCACGATGCTCGCGGCCGATGCCGGATTCCTGTGGACCGCCGCGGCGGCGGAGGGGGCGCGTGAATCCGATGCCGGGGCGCGGACGCACCGCACGCGCGCCATCGCCTCGATGAGTCTCGCGACCGCCTCCACCGTGATGATGTGGCTCTGGAAGGATTGATGCTCACGACTCTGATCGACACGCTCATCCGCTGGTGCGCGCCCTGGCAGACGTTCTACGGCGATTCCCGACTGACCGAGATCGCGGTCACCTCGGTGCACGTCGTCGCGATGCTGCTTGGCGGCGGCTTCGCCGTCGCGGCGGACCGACTCACGCTGCGCACGACGCGGCGCGACACGGCCGACCGGATGGCGATGCTCGACGAGTTGCAGTCGGTGCACCGGCCGGTGATGGTTGGATTGGCGGCGCTGTTCGCGAGCGGCGTGGCGCTTGCCGCCTCCGACGTCGAGACCTTCGCGGCGTCGCCCGCCTTTCTGGTGAAGCTGGCGCTGGTCGTGCTCCTCTCGGTCAACGGGCTCGTCATGCTTCGCGCCGAGCGGCGGCTCCGCGTCGATCCGACCGAGGCGCGCTGGGGCACGTTGCGCCTCGTGAGTTGGCTCTCACTCGTGCTCTGGGTCAGCACCGCCGTCGTCGGAGTCGTGCTCGTCAACGCGGCGTGAGTGCGCTGCACTGCAGTTGGCCGTCCACCATTGTCCTGCCATGAGGTTCTTGTGAGCGATAGTACTGGCCCCAACGAAGACGCCGCCTGCGAAGGCTGCGAATTGACCCGGCCCCGCCGGGAATTCCTGAAGGAGATCGGCCTGGCCGCGATGGGCGCCTTGCTCCTGGCCGGCATCCCGGCCGAGTTGGCCGCGACGATGCGGCCGCGGGACGTGGCGGCCAGCGGCCGTGTCGGCGCCGATCCGACCTACCCCGTGCCGGCGGCCGATGGCGTGCAGATCGACAAGGTGAACGAGGTGATCCTGGTGCGCTGGCAGGGCAGCGTCTGGGCGTTCAACCTCTCCTGCCCGCACCAGCGGACGGCGTTGCGGTGGACCGATGCCAAGCACGAATTCCAGTGCCCGAAGCACAAGTCGCGCTACCAGCCCGACGGCACCTTCATCGCCGGGCGCGCCACCCGCAACATGGATCGCTTCTCGATCACCCATACCGGGACCGAAGTCATCGTCCACGTCGGGGCGATGCACAAAAGCGACGCGGACCAGGCAAGCTGGTCCGCGTCGGTGGTAAAACTCTGAGCGGTGTGGCGCGGCGCCGTTAGCGTGCTCGCCCCAACCGGCGATCTTCCTCGTCCGTGGTGAAGCGGCCGCGCACGATGATGGCGACGCTCTTCCGGAAAAGCGAGGCGCTCGGGAAGGGCAGCGCGGATTGCGTGGCGGAGCATCCCGGCGGAGGTGAGCAGTTCCTGCCCGGCGCGCAGGGACCACCGTTGAAGTTGATGCGCCGACCATAGCCACCATTCGGCAACTGGAAGCGGAGCACCAGCTCGGGTTGACGATTTCGCGTCACCAGTTGCGCATTCGGCAGCGGGCCGATGGCAAACTGGAAGGTGACCAGTCGATCGATGCCGCTGATGGCATCAGTGTCGCCTCCCAGGAACGCGACGGCCGAGGCGCTGAATGACTGCGTCTGCGGTGCGCCGGTCGTGGCATTCTTCACCACGCGCTCGGCCACCAGCGTCATCGGGTAGGCGATCGGCCCGGTCTGCCCAGGGCTCTCCTCGGCCGAGAGGTAGAGGCCGATCGAATGCACCAGTCCGCTGCCACCCACCGGACCGGGGATGGTGACGTAATACGCGGCGATGTCGTCTCGCGAGGCGGCCGGGTTGCAGGCGTTGATGGTCGTGAAGTCGGCGGCGTGCGTCGCGGTGTAGAACACCTCCGCGCCCCCGGGTGCCGCCTGCAGCGAGGCGCGAAGCTGGTTGTCCCCTTCGCCGGGTACCCAGGCCACCGAGGCACTCCCGTCGGCTCCGGTGAGGGTCGTGGTGGTCGAGGGTGCACCGTTCACCGTGGCGCCCATGGCGCCGCCTGGCGTCCAGAAGACCGGGACACCAATCTGCGGGTTGTTGAACTGATCGGTGACCCGGACGGTCGGTGTCGGGCTGACCGGGCCGTCGTTGACCTTGTCATACGCCGTGGGACCGACCGCCACGAACCGCAACGCGGTCCCAGGCAGAACGTCGAAGAGGTTGCTCCCCGTGGTGCTCGTCACCACGCCCGCATCGCCGAGCGTGGCAGTGGCGGCGAATCGGTAGCCCGTGGCCGACTGCAGGATCGTGGTGCTGAACGTGGCCACACCATTGACGGTGTTGGTGACCTTGGTCGTGCCGCCGCCATCAAAGCTGTTCTTGTTCAGCGACAGCGTCACCGGCGTCGATGCCGTCGGAACGATCGTGCCCAGATCGGAGCGCACTTCGACGCGCGCCGGAATCAGTGCACCGGCGCTGTAACTGCCCGCGGCCGGTTGAGTGAAGACCAGGTTGCTCGCCCCATACGTGGCGATCAGCCAGCCCGGCGCATCCGGGACAAACTCGATCACATCCGGGTCGAGGTCGGCCGGTGGCGTGAGTGCCACGGTCAGCTTCGTGTAGGCCGTACGAAGTGCGGACGTCGTGCCGAAGTTGAGGCAACTCACGGCCGCGGTCCCGGCCGCGTTGGTGGCGGCATCGGCGCCGCAGACCGTGGCGTTGCCCGGCTTGGCGCTGTACGGCGCCACCGTGGACGGCGCGGCGTTCCACGCGGCGATCACCCCGGGAATCAGGTGCCGAGACGCGTCTTGACCGTGACGCTGGGAGGCCAGACCCGCCGCGCGTCGTGCCGACGGTGCCGTCGATGGTGGTGACGAGCAGGGCGTCGCGGACAAATTCGCTCGTCGACCCGCCCACGCCACCCGAGGCGAACAGCTGCGGATCGACCGGCTCGAACGGCGAGAACTCGCTGGTCGCCCCACCGATGCCGCCGCCGGCGAGGCGCCGGGCCGCGGAGAGGGGCCGGGAGAATCATGCTCGCCAGCGTGGTGAGGGGCACGACCGCCCCAGGTCGAGGGCATCGCCGCCGACGTGACCGC
This DNA window, taken from Gemmatimonadota bacterium, encodes the following:
- a CDS encoding GAF domain-containing protein, encoding MKVSSIITARPQRPATRRTAPTSNSGKQEGERMEGLVLAGLALTSEASLEGVLHRVVAIAAEVIGARYTAIGVLAPDGLVLERFVTHGISDEEREVMGAPPRGHGVLGLLLREGRPIRLPDLVRHPDSCGFPPHHPPMHSFLGVPITGRRGIIGNLYLTEKQGGDQFSADDEHVAILLAAMSAAAVENARLHEESARLLDEVHQLQRTRERFFAMVNHELRNALAAVYGWSELLVRKQDRATAPREAFEVYDAAQQAIDLISDLLDLSRLDEDRLKPVVRRVDAVALAHRATGRATPAASAKSIRLAMELADDLPTIETDASRVEQILMNLLTNAIKYSPAETMVRLSVRPEGAMVRYLVEDEGPGIREEEAERIFDVYVTTAEGEKQGVGLGLPLSRRLARLLGGDLDTVPRAGCGCFYLDLPTVRKSP
- a CDS encoding Rieske 2Fe-2S domain-containing protein gives rise to the protein MSDSTGPNEDAACEGCELTRPRREFLKEIGLAAMGALLLAGIPAELAATMRPRDVAASGRVGADPTYPVPAADGVQIDKVNEVILVRWQGSVWAFNLSCPHQRTALRWTDAKHEFQCPKHKSRYQPDGTFIAGRATRNMDRFSITHTGTEVIVHVGAMHKSDADQASWSASVVKL
- a CDS encoding Ig-like domain-containing protein, with amino-acid sequence MVHVGDPVTTLMTQNVQSGAQFPSDAVVENTVVTVKRVTDLSALTTPLDKYPFIYEWTVSPAQTLKPGTKAIIGVCPNPAELTNVPASELDALLARLVLGHQKDASTFEVLPRVDLPPEMALACGAVTSAAMPSTWGGRAPHHAGEHDSPGPSPRPGASPAAASVGRPASSRRSSRSIRSCSPRVAWAGRRANLSATPCSSPPSTAPSARRAAGLASQRHGQDASRHLIPGVIAAWNAAPSTVAPYSAKPGNATVCGADAATNAAGTAAVSCLNFGTTSALRTAYTKLTVALTPPADLDPDVIEFVPDAPGWLIATYGASNLVFTQPAAGSYSAGALIPARVEVRSDLGTIVPTASTPVTLSLNKNSFDGGGTTKVTNTVNGVATFSTTILQSATGYRFAATATLGDAGVVTSTTGSNLFDVLPGTALRFVAVGPTAYDKVNDGPVSPTPTVRVTDQFNNPQIGVPVFWTPGGAMGATVNGAPSTTTTLTGADGSASVAWVPGEGDNQLRASLQAAPGGAEVFYTATHAADFTTINACNPAASRDDIAAYYVTIPGPVGGSGLVHSIGLYLSAEESPGQTGPIAYPMTLVAERVVKNATTGAPQTQSFSASAVAFLGGDTDAISGIDRLVTFQFAIGPLPNAQLVTRNRQPELVLRFQLPNGGYGRRINFNGGPCAPGRNCSPPPGCSATQSALPFPSASLFRKSVAIIVRGRFTTDEEDRRLGRAR
- a CDS encoding response regulator transcription factor, producing MKLLVVEDERKVASFIKHGLEEEGYTVDVAVDGEEATLLAHVGDYDAILLDVMLPKKNGVQVAIELRREGRTTPILMLTSRDAPEDVVRGLDAGADDYLSKPFRFDELLARLRALTRRGGAQRLDMLQYDCVGMDRLQHRATVHGTTLDLTPKEFQLLEFFLLHAEEVIRRTTLLEKVWDLHFDPESNVVDVHVGNLRRKLNEAAGVPLLQTMRGVGFLLRREAVVS